Proteins from one Microtus pennsylvanicus isolate mMicPen1 chromosome 7, mMicPen1.hap1, whole genome shotgun sequence genomic window:
- the Lamtor5 gene encoding ragulator complex protein LAMTOR5, which translates to MSYRKERGGSSALNLVPLETPSGRPPRSNHVTEAFSEAGSVLLRGLRPGRIAGGMEATLEQHLEDTMKNPSIVGVLCTDSQGLNLGCRGTLSDEHAGVISVLAQQASKLTSDPTDIPVVCLESDNGNIMIQKHDGITVAVHKMAS; encoded by the exons ATGTCTTATCGTAAAGAACGCGGAGGCAGCTCCGCGCTGAATTTGGTCCCTCTGGAGACGCCGTCCGGGCGCCCGCCTCGCTCAAATCACGTGACCGAGgctttcagtgaagcaggaagcGTTTTGCTGCGGGGTCTAAGACCGGGGCGGATAGCGGGCGGGATGGAGGCGACTTTGGAACAGCATTTGGAGGACAC AATGAAGAATCCATCCATTGTTGGAGTCCTGTGCACAGACTCACAAGGACTTAATCTGGGCT GTCGTGGTACCCTGTCAGATGAGCATGCTGGAGTGATATCTGTTCTAGCTCAGCAAGCGTCTAAGCTAACCTCTGACCCCACTGATATTCCTGTGGTCTGTTTAGAATCAGATAATGG GAACATTATGATCCAGAAGCACGATGGCATCACAGTGGCCGTGCACAAAATGGCCTCGTGA